TACCCATTCGATTAACGAGCCGGGTGATTATATGGGTAACCCTGCCATAAAGGCCGGACAGTGGCGGCGTCTACAGGTACGACTCAAACAGATCTCGGAAGATAGGGCCGCGGGGAGAAAGGCAACGCGCAAGTAAGACTTAAGTATGACAAGGGATACACGCCGCACCGATCTTAAAGTTATAGCAATCGCGTTGTGCCTCCTTAGCGCATGCTCCAGAGAGTCCTCAGATAACACTAGCCCCGTGCCAATAGAGGAGGTCCGGTTAATACTTCCATCAGAGACGCTAGAGATTGTGCGCCCATCTATTGAAGCCCTTAACGCTGCCCGTCTATTAACTGGCATCGGGACGGTAGTGCGCCTTACCGCAGTAACGGCTGATGGCGTAGCGGCTACACAGGTAGTTTCCGACTCCGCTCTAAATCATAAGACAGCGGTATGGCTCTCCTCAAACTCAGCACTGCTTGAGTTTGCACGCTCACGCCTTAGTCAAGAAAAGCAGCTAGAGGAAAAACACTCTCAAGAAAAATATAGTATAGATGGGTGCCGCGCTATCGCCTCAACCGTCATGGGTGTAGCCTTTATCAGCTCTAACACCTTCGCTGTTGAGCAAGACGGCGGCAGCGCTCTTTACGGGCAGTTTATTTTAGATTCGACCGAACGCGATCTTGCGCGAACACCGATGATTCTGGCCGGACTACCAAGCTCTTCAGTCTCTGGGGTCTCGACCCTTATTATGTCTGGAGCCACGGTGCTCAAATCAAAGGTAGAGAGCCTCCTTCCTACCTCCAGCACTGAATCTGAGCAGGCGTTGCGCCCTTCGCAGCGCCGCATCTCACGTTACTTTGCCTCCGATCGTGCCATGCTCGAATGGATGGCGCTACGCCAAGAAGGGCGGCCGTTAGTTGCAATTACAACACGCCAACAGGTGAAAGCCCACAACCTAGTCGCGCCCAATACTTCATTACAGTTCCTGCCGGCCGTACTCCCCGAACTAAGGTTGAATTATCAGCTCTGTGCCTTACAGAGTAAGACAACATCGACAGCAGCACGCGAGGCGCAGCAGCTAATTATCACCTTCCTTACAAACTCCGAGCGACTCGCTCCCTTTAAGCAGTTGGGGTTTGATGAGCCTCTAGCTCTTAATAACGAAGGGGCGCAACCTGCGGTCCAGGCCGTAGAGCGTCTACTGGCTCCCTGGCATTCAATTAAAAAACCATCTACCGTTACCTTCGTAGTCGACAGCTCCTCAAGGCTTACCCGAGCTCTCTCTGAGA
The genomic region above belongs to Pseudomonadota bacterium and contains:
- a CDS encoding VWA domain-containing protein, which encodes MTRDTRRTDLKVIAIALCLLSACSRESSDNTSPVPIEEVRLILPSETLEIVRPSIEALNAARLLTGIGTVVRLTAVTADGVAATQVVSDSALNHKTAVWLSSNSALLEFARSRLSQEKQLEEKHSQEKYSIDGCRAIASTVMGVAFISSNTFAVEQDGGSALYGQFILDSTERDLARTPMILAGLPSSSVSGVSTLIMSGATVLKSKVESLLPTSSTESEQALRPSQRRISRYFASDRAMLEWMALRQEGRPLVAITTRQQVKAHNLVAPNTSLQFLPAVLPELRLNYQLCALQSKTTSTAAREAQQLIITFLTNSERLAPFKQLGFDEPLALNNEGAQPAVQAVERLLAPWHSIKKPSTVTFVVDSSSRLTRALSETIKRELSQFILADGARRDTFALVSSSTRPELLSAPTADLGAFKDAILEIRGSGASAIKDALIMAIDLYAEASPEQNRGAIIVLTNGPDSASSSTTAALKGRALSGMSRKGVALYVIGVNNSSETPSNTPSDIAQLTQEIGGTFIATTVGELPAALHGVFREVE